In Mongoliitalea daihaiensis, one DNA window encodes the following:
- a CDS encoding SixA phosphatase family protein: MKKLVLVRHAKSSWDNPTLSDHARPLASRGLRDAPLMGKRIKNNSILPDLIISSDAERAKETAFVFGEILKYPKEKIVLTKNLYHAATFEIISVIRSVSSDVEVLFIFGHNPGMNELMWKMGGKLDNLPTTGIFAVNATITDWKDFETSKVEFWFEDYPKKF; encoded by the coding sequence ATGAAAAAACTTGTACTCGTAAGACATGCGAAGTCATCGTGGGACAACCCCACTTTATCCGATCATGCAAGGCCTTTAGCTTCGAGGGGTTTAAGAGATGCACCCTTGATGGGCAAGCGGATAAAGAACAACAGTATCCTTCCGGATTTGATCATTTCTTCTGATGCAGAACGAGCCAAAGAGACGGCATTTGTGTTTGGTGAAATCTTGAAATATCCAAAGGAGAAAATTGTACTGACCAAGAACTTGTATCATGCAGCAACTTTTGAAATCATTTCAGTGATCCGGTCAGTGTCCTCAGATGTGGAGGTGTTGTTTATTTTTGGCCATAATCCTGGTATGAATGAATTGATGTGGAAGATGGGAGGTAAGCTGGATAATCTACCAACCACAGGGATCTTTGCTGTGAACGCCACCATAACTGATTGGAAGGATTTTGAGACCAGTAAGGTGGAGTTTTGGTTTGAGGATTACCCGAAGAAGTTTTGA
- a CDS encoding class I SAM-dependent methyltransferase codes for MELNKKLKTRLERGEHPQGKLERWALSALIINLEKKQDLDGLANLHAKLWSNPQYLSYYDQIVDRNKRGFAMLKEELLAALSTLTTGTHTINRLVEFGCGNGWLLNQLSYIPELHAINEFVGLDINDSQINKNRKAFEENGKLKFIHGDITAMLKEDLGERTVYFTFGGVLEYLNGKQFEELIQLIADKKSSALMFFEPIEDAQALESQDQTKVFGVELSFSHPYSNLIRKGGFQIVVFKTIYWIGGDWVFVVAAKN; via the coding sequence TTGGAGTTAAATAAAAAATTGAAAACACGACTTGAGCGTGGGGAACATCCTCAGGGGAAGCTGGAAAGATGGGCGTTATCTGCTTTAATTATCAATCTAGAAAAAAAACAAGATTTAGATGGCTTAGCCAATTTACACGCAAAATTATGGTCTAACCCACAATATTTGTCATACTATGATCAAATAGTAGATAGAAATAAAAGGGGTTTTGCGATGTTAAAAGAAGAGTTGTTGGCAGCATTGTCAACTCTGACCACCGGAACTCACACAATTAACAGGTTGGTTGAGTTTGGTTGTGGTAATGGTTGGCTACTTAATCAGCTCTCCTACATTCCTGAACTTCATGCGATCAACGAATTTGTGGGATTAGATATTAATGACTCTCAGATCAATAAGAATAGAAAAGCTTTTGAAGAAAACGGTAAGCTGAAGTTTATACATGGAGATATCACTGCTATGCTGAAAGAAGATTTGGGAGAGAGAACTGTTTATTTTACTTTTGGAGGAGTATTGGAGTATCTTAATGGAAAACAGTTTGAAGAATTGATACAGTTAATAGCAGATAAGAAAAGTTCTGCATTAATGTTTTTTGAGCCTATTGAGGATGCACAGGCATTGGAAAGTCAAGATCAGACCAAAGTATTTGGAGTTGAATTAAGCTTCAGTCATCCTTATTCTAACCTGATTCGAAAAGGTGGATTTCAAATCGTAGTTTTTAAAACCATTTATTGGATAGGGGGGGATTGGGTATTTGTGGTTGCTGCAAAAAATTAA
- a CDS encoding glucosamine-6-phosphate isomerase: MLSNYPLSEVEKAFQRESGVEKISTKIPYLVVDNFPKLGLMTACRFLEWVAANPEGVISLPTGKTPEYFIKWTQYLLENWDSKRGKDIRKQYGLENTPKPILKDLTFVQIDEFYPISSKQKNSFFDYVNKFYLEGFGLSKAKAILINSDEIPLAEGKHYRDIFPDLKVDLSLRFREAQTPLEKLQQESIYLIDKWCGEYEQRIRDKGGIGFFLGGIGPDGHIAFNTRGSHLFSTTRLTETNFETQAVAAGDLGGIEVSANRLVITIGLDTIVYNKDAVGIIIAAGEAKAQIVKDSLEEDLTNIYPATVLQKLKNGRFYLTKGAAVRLNDSVDAYYFQGEWTWEKTERAVLELCKKLKKYGQRLKLEDLKNDRYASKIPDLSENTVTQVMDSMIAKINKGISKEKNEVLLHTGPHHDDISLGILPHITNQLSENSNEAHFSVLTSGFTAVTNTFVIETLLHTKKLLDNGEIQMVHYEDFFRIGYKLKTDKDVYHYLTKVAAEDPAGRARGLSHRVIRALVDIFEVKNKQQLRETINDVISILRNSYDGEKNPSKIQKLKGMIREFEEELVWAHFGVQVKNVHHLRLGFYTGDIFTEQPDKKRDVEPIVSLFRQVNPTKISLTLDPEGSGPDTHYKVLQATAEAVRQWGEEKDLSDLRIIGYRNVWFKFEPHEANVIVPVSLGDMSVMEDSFSNCYLSQVNASFPSYSHNGKFSTVAKRVWVSQLSDIQLLLGKNYFYLHETAKVRSSHGLLFFKDMNVEEFLAHARELEKSIEGMI; this comes from the coding sequence ATGCTGAGCAATTATCCACTATCCGAAGTAGAGAAAGCATTTCAAAGAGAATCAGGTGTTGAAAAAATCAGCACAAAAATCCCCTATTTAGTAGTTGATAATTTTCCTAAACTTGGGTTGATGACTGCATGCCGGTTTTTGGAATGGGTGGCAGCCAATCCAGAAGGTGTCATCAGTTTACCTACAGGAAAAACTCCCGAATACTTTATCAAATGGACACAGTATTTATTGGAAAACTGGGACAGCAAGCGCGGGAAAGATATTCGAAAACAATACGGACTTGAAAACACCCCAAAGCCCATTTTAAAAGACTTAACATTTGTTCAAATAGATGAGTTTTACCCCATTTCTTCTAAGCAAAAAAATAGCTTTTTTGATTATGTAAATAAATTTTATTTGGAGGGGTTTGGATTGAGTAAAGCAAAGGCAATTCTGATCAACTCAGATGAAATTCCTCTGGCAGAAGGAAAGCACTATCGAGACATATTTCCTGACTTAAAAGTAGATTTATCTTTACGATTTAGAGAAGCTCAAACACCCCTGGAAAAGCTCCAACAAGAATCTATCTATTTGATAGACAAATGGTGTGGAGAATACGAACAGCGCATTCGTGATAAAGGTGGAATCGGTTTCTTTTTGGGTGGGATAGGACCTGATGGCCACATTGCATTCAATACAAGAGGGTCTCACCTATTCTCTACCACACGCTTGACAGAAACCAATTTTGAGACACAGGCAGTAGCTGCTGGGGATTTAGGGGGCATTGAAGTTTCAGCTAACCGTCTCGTTATTACTATAGGTTTAGATACTATTGTTTACAATAAAGATGCGGTTGGGATAATTATTGCAGCTGGGGAAGCCAAGGCTCAGATAGTCAAGGACTCTTTGGAAGAAGATCTGACCAATATCTACCCGGCCACAGTCTTACAGAAATTGAAAAATGGCCGTTTTTACCTTACCAAGGGAGCAGCTGTTCGCTTAAATGACTCTGTGGATGCTTACTATTTTCAAGGAGAATGGACTTGGGAAAAAACTGAGCGAGCAGTACTTGAACTGTGTAAAAAGCTGAAAAAATATGGCCAGCGGCTAAAGCTGGAAGATCTAAAAAATGACCGCTATGCTTCAAAAATTCCCGATTTATCCGAAAACACCGTCACACAGGTGATGGACAGCATGATTGCAAAGATCAATAAAGGAATAAGCAAAGAAAAAAATGAAGTCCTTCTTCACACGGGACCTCACCATGATGATATTTCCTTGGGAATTTTGCCACATATCACCAATCAATTAAGTGAAAATAGCAATGAAGCCCATTTTTCAGTTCTGACATCTGGCTTTACCGCAGTTACCAATACCTTTGTTATAGAAACTCTGCTCCATACTAAAAAACTATTGGATAATGGAGAAATACAGATGGTCCATTATGAGGACTTTTTTAGAATAGGCTATAAGCTCAAAACTGATAAAGATGTATACCATTACTTAACAAAGGTAGCAGCAGAAGACCCAGCCGGACGTGCACGTGGTCTCAGCCACCGGGTAATCCGCGCTTTAGTTGACATCTTCGAAGTAAAAAATAAGCAACAGCTCAGGGAAACTATCAATGATGTCATCAGCATCCTTAGAAACAGCTATGATGGAGAGAAAAATCCATCCAAAATACAAAAACTCAAAGGAATGATCCGAGAGTTTGAAGAAGAATTGGTTTGGGCACATTTCGGAGTACAAGTTAAAAATGTACACCATCTAAGGCTAGGGTTTTATACAGGCGATATCTTTACTGAACAACCCGATAAGAAACGTGATGTCGAACCCATCGTCAGCCTTTTCAGACAGGTCAACCCTACAAAAATTAGCCTGACCCTGGATCCGGAAGGTTCAGGACCAGACACCCATTACAAAGTATTGCAAGCAACCGCAGAAGCAGTTAGACAATGGGGAGAAGAAAAAGATTTAAGCGATCTAAGGATCATTGGATACAGAAACGTTTGGTTTAAATTTGAACCTCATGAAGCCAATGTCATCGTACCAGTATCGTTGGGCGACATGTCTGTTATGGAAGATTCCTTTAGCAACTGTTACCTTTCTCAAGTAAATGCTTCTTTCCCTAGCTATTCACACAATGGGAAGTTTTCTACCGTAGCCAAGAGAGTATGGGTTAGTCAACTCAGCGACATCCAATTACTCTTAGGTAAAAACTATTTCTATTTGCATGAAACAGCAAAAGTGCGTTCGAGTCATGGTTTATTATTCTTCAAGGACATGAATGTTGAGGAATTTTTAGCCCACGCTAGGGAACTAGAAAAGTCAATTGAGGGTATGATATAA
- a CDS encoding DUF294 nucleotidyltransferase-like domain-containing protein: protein MSTLNASFSEQFFSRKLSELHYHGITTTKTDSSIQQAAVLMAQEKISILFVKDESEKLVGYITDITLRDNVLAKGISSEHPISSIMEDNIISIDQYEYLYKALLLMFQTKTRYLLVKNGESFIGWISRTKILMEQSNSPFIFIQSVRQALDTYELRKKWKQVPHLVNRLVQQGLKASIINQIITSIADTITLRVIENTIHEMGSPPAQFVFFVLGSEGRGEQTLKTDQDNAIIYEDKANEHREEVRAYFLSFADRISTELNEIGIDFCKGGFMAKNPKWTHSLSHWKRNYEAWIQESTEETIMKYATFFDCRAIYGDFSLLEELKIYTNQLLSQAGERFWVHMGENALKYNPPLTIFKGIKTIKIDGEKKINSKEMMNPLVDLVRVFALKNGIEETNTGKRIELLESINVFSHKEAQELDHAYYYLMALRLEKQAVQLIKNGQVADNFINVQELTKVQLVTLVEIFKVIKSFQLKVKVVFTNTIF, encoded by the coding sequence ATGAGTACCTTGAACGCTTCTTTTTCTGAGCAATTTTTTTCGCGAAAACTCAGCGAACTTCACTATCATGGTATTACAACTACCAAGACCGACAGCAGTATTCAGCAAGCAGCGGTACTCATGGCTCAAGAAAAAATATCTATACTTTTTGTAAAAGATGAGTCAGAAAAACTAGTTGGATACATTACAGATATTACCTTAAGAGATAACGTTCTGGCCAAAGGAATCAGTTCAGAACATCCCATTTCCTCAATTATGGAGGATAATATCATCAGTATTGATCAATATGAATATCTCTACAAAGCCTTGCTGTTAATGTTTCAGACTAAAACCCGCTACCTTTTAGTAAAAAACGGAGAATCTTTCATAGGCTGGATCAGCCGAACCAAAATTCTGATGGAGCAATCTAACAGTCCCTTTATTTTTATCCAATCTGTCAGGCAAGCATTGGACACCTATGAATTGAGAAAAAAGTGGAAGCAAGTACCTCATCTTGTCAATCGACTGGTACAGCAAGGGCTCAAGGCATCCATCATCAATCAAATCATTACCAGCATTGCAGATACTATCACGCTTCGTGTAATTGAAAACACTATTCATGAAATGGGATCGCCTCCAGCTCAATTTGTTTTTTTTGTGCTAGGATCGGAAGGAAGAGGAGAACAAACACTGAAAACAGATCAAGACAATGCCATTATCTACGAAGACAAAGCCAACGAACATCGGGAAGAAGTACGGGCATACTTTCTTTCATTTGCCGATCGCATATCTACCGAATTAAATGAAATCGGAATAGATTTTTGTAAAGGGGGATTCATGGCCAAAAACCCCAAGTGGACTCATTCTCTGAGCCACTGGAAAAGAAATTACGAAGCTTGGATTCAAGAATCTACTGAAGAAACCATTATGAAATATGCGACCTTTTTTGACTGTAGAGCGATTTATGGGGATTTTTCATTACTTGAAGAATTAAAAATTTATACCAATCAATTACTTAGCCAAGCAGGTGAACGATTTTGGGTACACATGGGAGAAAATGCACTCAAGTACAATCCCCCATTAACAATCTTCAAAGGCATCAAAACCATCAAAATTGATGGAGAGAAGAAAATCAATAGCAAAGAAATGATGAATCCACTAGTGGACCTCGTACGGGTCTTTGCTTTAAAAAACGGAATAGAGGAAACCAATACTGGTAAACGGATTGAATTACTCGAATCCATTAATGTATTTTCTCATAAAGAAGCACAAGAACTAGATCATGCATACTACTATTTAATGGCCTTAAGATTAGAAAAACAGGCTGTTCAACTTATTAAAAATGGGCAGGTTGCAGATAATTTTATCAACGTTCAAGAATTAACCAAAGTACAACTAGTCACTCTCGTGGAAATCTTCAAAGTTATAAAATCATTTCAGCTAAAGGTGAAAGTAGTTTTTACAAATACAATATTTTAA
- a CDS encoding cold-shock protein yields MLTGTVKFYNEAKGFGFIVDDESQSDVFVHATGLVDKVAQNDKVIYDVKDGKKGLNAINVKKV; encoded by the coding sequence ATGCTTACCGGAACAGTAAAATTCTACAATGAAGCAAAAGGGTTCGGATTCATTGTAGATGATGAATCTCAATCCGATGTCTTTGTCCATGCCACAGGTTTAGTTGACAAAGTAGCGCAAAATGACAAAGTAATTTACGATGTAAAAGACGGCAAAAAAGGCCTGAATGCTATAAACGTTAAAAAAGTTTAA